The stretch of DNA TTCCTTGGGCTTCATTCCGGCCAAGGTCAGCGGGAATTCCACGTTTTCCAGCGCACTCAGAATGGTCACGAGGTTGTGGTTCTGGAACACGAACCCGTAATGCTTGAGCCTGAAGTCGGCGCGGCCCGCTTCCGAGAGGCTGTGCAGATCGGTGCCGCCCACCACCACGCGCCCGGAACTGGGGGTATCGAAGCCCGCCAGCAGATTCAGCAGGGTGCTTTTGCCGCTGCCGCTCGGCCCCACCACGGCAGTCAGCCCTTGCGGGAAGGTGTGGGTAAACGGGGCCAGCGCCGTCACGGAGCCTTCACCGCTGGGGTAGATGCGCGATAAATCCTGGGTTACGAGGGCGGGGCGGGAGGCGTCGGGGGCCACCTTTCCGTCCACCACTACAGGCGAGGTCATACGCGCCCCAGTGCGTCGGTAATACTCAGGCGGCTGGCACTGCGCGAGGGGAGCAGCCCCGACAGCAGCCCCAGCAAAATGCTGATGCCCAGCGCGAGCAGGGTCAGGCGCGGGGTCAGGGCCGCCGCGTCTATTCCGGCCAAGTTTTGGGTGTACAGATTCACGCCCCAGATGCCCGCCAGTCCCAGAATGATGCCGCCCACGCCGCCTGCCAGCGCCAGCAGCAGCGATTCGGTCAGCACCAGCGCCCGCACGAAGCCGGGGCGTGCGCCGATGGCCCGTAGGGTTCCAAATTCGCGGGTACGCTCGAACACGCCCATCATCACGGTGTTGGCGACGGCCAGCCCGCCCACGATCAGCGCGATCAGGCTGATGCCGAAGCGCACGGCGTCACTGATTCGCAGGGCACGTTCCACAAAGCTCAGGAAATCCGATTGGGTCGAGGCTTCCAGATTCAGCCGCTTGGCGAGAGTGGTGGCGACGGCGCGGGAATCACGGGGATTCTCCAATTTCAGGGCCACCAGCGACACCCGGCCTGTGGCTCCCTCGGCGTCTTGCAGGGTTCGCAGCGGTAGAAAAATAAAAGAATCTACCAGCCCTGATTCTTGCGCCAGCACGCCGATTACCTTGACCGAAGTCCGGCGTGTGAGATTCAGCGTGCTGCCCACCTTCAGGCGCAGGTTTTCAGCGGCTTTGGCCCCCACCACCGCCACTTTTTGGCCTTCATCGCCAGCAATCAGGGCGCGGCCTGTGGCGGGCACGATTTTGGGAAACACCGTGCTGATGCCCTGCGCGGCGGGCAGGCCGTACAGCACCACACTCTGCGATACGTCCAGACTGCTTCTGACGCTCATGACCACCGGCGTCACCGAGGTGATCCCCAGTTCCGCCGCCAGCTTTTGAATGTCGGCCACCGCCGTTTCGGGCAGATTGGGCTGCGGCGCAAAGCCCTGTGTAAACCCGCTGAGGCTGACCTGCACATCTGGCCCGATACCGCCGAGTTCGCTGGTGAATACCTTGCGAATTCCCTCGCCCAGAGAAAGAAAAACCACCATGCTGGCAACGGCCACCGTAATGCCCAGCGCCGTCAGCAGCGTGCGCACAGGCCGCCGCGTGAGTCCTCGCCACGCCAGCGCCCACAAATCTCCCCAAGACATCATGAGATGTAAGGTACGCCGAAACGTCAGGACAAAAGACGGGAAGTGTTGCGGAGTGGAGACGCACGGGATACGGGTGCTTGGTCTAAGGCTTTAGGGTCGAAGGGGCTGAGGGCAAAGAACGGCCAGGTATAATTCCCCTCCTTAGGGGGGGCGTTGCGGGGCAACGGGGGGTTTACCCACAGCCTCAGAAGATTCCCCCGCCCCGCTCTCATCTTTCCCGCTGCCGTGCCTCACGCGTTGCCTCTAGCCTGAAGCCCATGCTCAAGCCTGCTTTTCTTCTCTCCTTCCTGTCTGCGGGCCTGCTCCAGGCGGGTGCACAGACCTTTATTCCGCTGGATTCCCGGCCTGCCACGCGGGTATTGCCAGCCCTGATCGCGGGCCTCAGCGGGCGTGAAATACAGGTGGTGCCTGCCGAACTGCTGGGCAATGCCACACGCGGCGCAGACCCGGCAGCCCTGACGGCGTGGCTGAATGCTCAACCGGTGGGCGGCCCTCTCGTCGTTGCTCTGGACGCCCTCGCTTACGGCGGCCTTGTGCAGTCGCGCACCAGCCCACTGACCACCGATGAGGCGCTGGCCCGCCTGGCCCCGTTGAGAGACTGGAAAACCCGCACCGGGCAGCCCATCTACGCCTTCATCACGCTGCCCCGCGAGCCGGACGCCACCCACCGGGAGCGCAATCTGAACGTGACGCGCCGCATGGTGGAGTGGGCACGCGAAGGTGTATTTGCCGAACTGCACATCGCCTGGGATGATGCCCTGGCGGGCAGTCCTGCTCCGGCAGAGGGTGCGGCGCTGGCGCAGAATGCCCCGGCCAATGTGCGCGTGTACCCCGGAGCCGACGAGGTGCTGTCTATGCTGGCGGCCCGCACTCTGGCTCCCGCCCCCAAAACCGTGCGCGTGGAATACAGCGACCCCAAAGCGGCAGAGGCCGTGATCCGCTACGAGGGCATTCCTCTGACCCAGAGCGCCCTGAATCATGCCGAGGGCAGCGGCTACCGGGTAGTGGCTTCTGGCCCCGCAGACCTGACGCTGTACGTGTTCAATGGGGGAGACCCGCGCCGCGCTGCCGTGCGAATCAGCACCCTGCTGCGGGTTGGCCCGGTGGCGGTGGCCGACGTGGAAAAGGTGAATCTGGGCAATACGCGCCTCTGGTCAGATCTGGCGGTGTTGCGCCAGCCTGCCAACTTGCGCTCGCTCGCGGCATGGGGCACGCCCGGCAACAACCTGGGCACGGCTCTGGCCCATGCTAAGCTCACTCTGGGCGGTGTGAACGCAGTGCGCCAGGACGCGTTGCTGGCCCGTGAATACGCCAACGACATCATTTACAGCGCTGACTTGCGGGCCGCCCTCCGGAAAGCTTTGCCTGAAGATCAACTGAACACGCCGCAGGGTCAGGCCGCCCTGCTTAAGCTGGCCGCCGAGTATTTTCCGTTGCGCTTGGGCCAGACCTATACCCTTGACGCCGCCGATTTGCCCTGGGGCCGCAGCTTCGAATGGAACTTTGACTTGAAGGGCGGGTGGTGAGGGAGAGGAGTTGAAGGGCGGGGGAATACTCGGCCCTACTCCTTCAAACTCAGCAGCAACGCCGCCCCAATAACCAATGCCGCGCCCAGTAACGCCGTGACCGACAGGCGTTCGGCAAACAGCCACGCGGCTAGGGCTGCGGCCACCACCGGCTCCAGGCTGGCAATCACGCTGGCGCGGGTGGCGGGCAGGCGCGGCAGGCCGAGGCTATAGGCGGTATAGGCGAGGTACGTAGACAGGAAGGCGATGGCCCCCAGCCCACTCCACGCAGCGGGTGTTTTGGCGCTGAACTCTACGAAGGGTAGCAGGCCCAATGCGCCTATGGGCAAGGCCACAGCCAGCAGCGCGGGCGGTGAGTAGCGGCCAAAAAACGCCTTTCCATACAGGTAATACAGGCTGTAAGTGAATCCGGCGACTAGCCCAAACGCCAGCGCCGCCGCCGACACGGTGACGCCCCGCCCGCCGCCGAGGCTGATCAGGGCGATGCCCGCCAGTGTTCCGGCCACTGCCAGCACGTCGCGCCTGCCCAGCCGCTCGCGCAAGACCGCCCAGCCGAACAGGGCCACAAACGCCGGGGCCGTGTACAGCAGCACACTCGCCAAACTTGCGCCGCCTGCCCGTACCGCCAGTTGATAGGAGCCGTAGAAAATACTGACGCCCGCGATGCCGAACGCCGCCGTGATCCAGAAATCGCGTCCACGTGGCAAGGGCGCACGAATCAGCGCGGCGTGTGCTGCAAACAGGCCGCCGCCCAACACCGCCCGCCAGAAGGCCACTTCCAATGGCCCCACGCCCGCTACCTGCACATTCTTGCCAAAAATGCCTAGTAGTCCCCACAGAAACGCCGCCGTCAGAATCAGCAGCGGGGCGGGAATGTTGCGGCTCCAGCCAGCGGCCTGCGCCTGCGCCGTAGGGGCGTCGGTCATCTCAGAAGCTCCGTCTGCGCCAGACCAGCACCGTCGCGCCAACGGTCAGCAGCAGGCCCACGCCGCCCACTGCGGCCAGGAGTAGCGTGCGGCTGTCGCGGGTTTCTCCCACCGGGGCCAGCGTGTCCAGCGTGTACACCGCCGTATCGTCGGGTGCGGCCAGCACGTCTACCGGGGCGGGCGCACTGGCGCGGCTGGCTTGCAGCGCCGAAGTATCCGGCCCGGTGCTTGGACGCAAAATGCCGTCGGCACTCAGGGGCGAATACACGCTGCTCGTGACCCAATAGGCGTACTGGCCGGATGGAATGGCCGTATCGATGACCAGATTGGTGCCTTCTATGCTGACCGTGGGGGCCGCCATCGGCACAGGTTTCTGGTTCAGGCTGGACGAGGCGCCCTCCTGTCCGGTGGGTAGACCTTCCAATGTGGCCCCGGCCCCGGTGACGCGTACATGGTATTGCCAGCCGCCCGCCCCGCGCACGTTCAGGCCCAGATTCCCCAGTGTGCGTACTGTGCCCAGCGGTGATTTCACAAAAATGTCAACCACACTGGCCGAAAAGCCGGAAGGCAAGCCCCAGGGGTTTTCGATGCGTCCCAGCCCCACCGTAAAGCGCATTCCCGTCGATGGTTTAGCCGTGCCCTGAAGCAGTGGCAGCGTTTTCTTGGCCGTGTTGCCCAACGCTTCGGCCCGGAATTCGCGCAGGTCTAGGGCGTCGCCACTGATGGCTGGGCGGGTGGGCAGCACGTAGCCGCCGTCGCCGCGTGCATCGCCCGCCGGGTCTGGGTAGGAAAAGAGGGCCGCGAACAGCATGGGCACAGACAGCATCGGCGCAGAGAGGAGCGAAACGGGCAACAGCACGCCCGCAAGTATAGGTCAGGGCCGCGTGAAGGACAGGTGATGAGGTCGAGCTTATTCATGCCCTCACATCCCCACCGTATTGGGGCATTCATGTGGCCTTGATCTACAATCGGTCAGAACCCCTCATGATAATAGGATTGGCCTGCACGTGTGCCAGTCGGTCTTTCTGGCCACTGCAACAACCTGTCTGAGCAGGCACTCCCACGCCGTATTGCCATTCCCGAACGCTCCTCCCGCCGAACGTAAAGCCACGGTCAGCTTGCCCGCATTTGTTCCACAAAACGGGGTTTAAACTATGGGGGTGAAGGGCTTACGCGAGTTCATAGATTGGTTGCGCGAAACGCTGAAGGGCGCTGTCCAGCCTCCCCGTCAGTTGCAACCCGTCCCGATTCCCGTGCGCGTCCGCGAACGCCGCTGAGGATCATCTCCCTCACTTCTCTCTGTGGTTGACCCAAAACTGAACTCTAGGCGCTTACTTGCGGGTAGGCGCTTTTGCTGTGGCATCCTTGTTGCGGCGTTCTTGCCGTGTAGCCCTGACGTTCCCGTGACCTGACTCCCCGTGTCCGGGCCACCGCCGCGCTATGCTGCCCCGCGTGTCCGGCCCGCCAAACACCAACCCGTCCGACCTGCCTACTGACCTTCATTTACCGGAGCCAGACGCCACCCTTGCCGCCTCATCTGCACATGCCCAGCCAGAGGACGCCCGCGCCGACGATCACGGCATGGCCGAACTGCGGGTGCTGGTTTCCGAACGGCCCGAAGCCGAGCGGGTGCGGGTAGAAAAAGCCTACATTTTTTCCCGTGACGCTCACGACGGCGTGAACCGCAAGAGCGGCGAGCCGTACATCACGCATCCGGTGGCGGTGGCGGTCATTCTGGCACGGCTGGGCATGGA from Deinococcus sp. QL22 encodes:
- a CDS encoding DMT family transporter produces the protein MTDAPTAQAQAAGWSRNIPAPLLILTAAFLWGLLGIFGKNVQVAGVGPLEVAFWRAVLGGGLFAAHAALIRAPLPRGRDFWITAAFGIAGVSIFYGSYQLAVRAGGASLASVLLYTAPAFVALFGWAVLRERLGRRDVLAVAGTLAGIALISLGGGRGVTVSAAALAFGLVAGFTYSLYYLYGKAFFGRYSPPALLAVALPIGALGLLPFVEFSAKTPAAWSGLGAIAFLSTYLAYTAYSLGLPRLPATRASVIASLEPVVAAALAAWLFAERLSVTALLGAALVIGAALLLSLKE
- a CDS encoding glucodextranase DOMON-like domain-containing protein; amino-acid sequence: MLLPVSLLSAPMLSVPMLFAALFSYPDPAGDARGDGGYVLPTRPAISGDALDLREFRAEALGNTAKKTLPLLQGTAKPSTGMRFTVGLGRIENPWGLPSGFSASVVDIFVKSPLGTVRTLGNLGLNVRGAGGWQYHVRVTGAGATLEGLPTGQEGASSSLNQKPVPMAAPTVSIEGTNLVIDTAIPSGQYAYWVTSSVYSPLSADGILRPSTGPDTSALQASRASAPAPVDVLAAPDDTAVYTLDTLAPVGETRDSRTLLLAAVGGVGLLLTVGATVLVWRRRSF
- a CDS encoding ABC transporter permease, with the protein product MSWGDLWALAWRGLTRRPVRTLLTALGITVAVASMVVFLSLGEGIRKVFTSELGGIGPDVQVSLSGFTQGFAPQPNLPETAVADIQKLAAELGITSVTPVVMSVRSSLDVSQSVVLYGLPAAQGISTVFPKIVPATGRALIAGDEGQKVAVVGAKAAENLRLKVGSTLNLTRRTSVKVIGVLAQESGLVDSFIFLPLRTLQDAEGATGRVSLVALKLENPRDSRAVATTLAKRLNLEASTQSDFLSFVERALRISDAVRFGISLIALIVGGLAVANTVMMGVFERTREFGTLRAIGARPGFVRALVLTESLLLALAGGVGGIILGLAGIWGVNLYTQNLAGIDAAALTPRLTLLALGISILLGLLSGLLPSRSASRLSITDALGRV
- a CDS encoding DUF4127 family protein — translated: MLKPAFLLSFLSAGLLQAGAQTFIPLDSRPATRVLPALIAGLSGREIQVVPAELLGNATRGADPAALTAWLNAQPVGGPLVVALDALAYGGLVQSRTSPLTTDEALARLAPLRDWKTRTGQPIYAFITLPREPDATHRERNLNVTRRMVEWAREGVFAELHIAWDDALAGSPAPAEGAALAQNAPANVRVYPGADEVLSMLAARTLAPAPKTVRVEYSDPKAAEAVIRYEGIPLTQSALNHAEGSGYRVVASGPADLTLYVFNGGDPRRAAVRISTLLRVGPVAVADVEKVNLGNTRLWSDLAVLRQPANLRSLAAWGTPGNNLGTALAHAKLTLGGVNAVRQDALLAREYANDIIYSADLRAALRKALPEDQLNTPQGQAALLKLAAEYFPLRLGQTYTLDAADLPWGRSFEWNFDLKGGW
- a CDS encoding ABC transporter ATP-binding protein, giving the protein MTSPVVVDGKVAPDASRPALVTQDLSRIYPSGEGSVTALAPFTHTFPQGLTAVVGPSGSGKSTLLNLLAGFDTPSSGRVVVGGTDLHSLSEAGRADFRLKHYGFVFQNHNLVTILSALENVEFPLTLAGMKPKERRERARQLLERVGLGNRATHLPGQLSGGEAQRVAIARALACDPAVLLADEPTGNLDTRTGQKVLDLLTAQAQGGRTVVLITHDRDVAALASHTLRVRDGVVSS